The following are encoded together in the Xanthobacter autotrophicus Py2 genome:
- a CDS encoding transposase IS3/IS911 family protein (PFAM: transposase IS3/IS911 family protein~KEGG: rle:pRL110144 putative transposon/insertion element protein) gives MRRSRFTEEQIIGILKEHEAGEPVSDLCRKHGVSDASIYKWKARFGGMDISEAKRLRALEDENAKLKRMLADAMLDNVALKDLLGKKW, from the coding sequence ATGAGGCGCAGCCGCTTCACCGAGGAGCAGATCATCGGGATCCTGAAGGAGCACGAGGCCGGGGAGCCGGTCTCGGACCTGTGTCGGAAGCACGGGGTCAGCGACGCCAGCATCTACAAGTGGAAGGCCCGTTTCGGCGGGATGGACATATCGGAGGCCAAGCGGCTGCGGGCGCTCGAGGACGAGAACGCCAAGCTGAAGCGCATGCTCGCCGACGCCATGCTGGACAACGTCGCGCTGAAGGATCTCCTGGGAAAGAAGTGGTGA
- a CDS encoding transposase IS3/IS911 family protein (PFAM: transposase IS3/IS911 family protein~KEGG: mag:amb3265 insertion element ISR1 hypothetical 10 kDa protein A3), giving the protein MRASRFTEEQIIGMLKEQEAGAKTAEVCRKHGISSATFYKFKAKYGGMDVSDARRLKALEEENARLKKLLAEQMLDNAILKDVSAKNGNARCKAQSR; this is encoded by the coding sequence ATGCGAGCCTCACGGTTCACAGAGGAACAGATCATTGGGATGCTGAAGGAGCAGGAGGCGGGCGCGAAGACCGCTGAGGTCTGCCGCAAGCACGGCATCTCCTCGGCGACCTTCTACAAGTTCAAGGCCAAGTACGGGGGCATGGATGTGTCCGATGCCCGCCGGCTGAAGGCGCTTGAGGAGGAGAACGCGCGTCTGAAGAAGCTGCTGGCCGAGCAGATGCTGGACAACGCCATCCTGAAGGATGTCAGCGCAAAAAATGGTAACGCCCGATGCAAGGCGCAAAGCCGTTGA
- a CDS encoding Integrase catalytic region (PFAM: Integrase catalytic region~KEGG: rpa:RPA3836 integrase, catalytic domain), giving the protein MSERRACKATGFCRMTMRYRATRGNDASLRERMKAIAQERRRFGYRRLHVLLRREGFRVNHKRLFRLYREERLMVRRRGGRKRAIGTRAPMMIPMGRNERWSLDFVADQMTDGRRFRMLAIVDDCTRECLALVADTSLSGVRVARELDRLLAERGRPKMIVSDNGSEFTSNAILGWADAARVEWHSIAPGKPMQNGFIESFNGRLRDELLNETLFSSLSQARAALARWQVDYNTDRPHSKLEWQTPSAFASTFHPRRDQTLHNMSGSASAPAAPHTRKGKSNRQNELKAG; this is encoded by the coding sequence ATGAGCGAACGGCGGGCGTGTAAAGCCACCGGCTTCTGCCGCATGACCATGAGATACAGAGCCACGCGCGGAAATGACGCCTCGCTGCGTGAGCGCATGAAGGCCATCGCCCAGGAGCGACGGCGGTTTGGCTACCGCCGTCTCCACGTCCTGCTCAGGCGGGAGGGCTTCCGGGTCAACCACAAGCGGCTGTTCCGGCTCTACCGTGAGGAACGGCTGATGGTCCGCCGGCGAGGCGGTCGCAAGCGGGCGATCGGGACACGGGCGCCGATGATGATCCCGATGGGACGGAACGAGCGCTGGTCACTCGACTTCGTCGCCGACCAGATGACCGATGGCCGCCGCTTCCGGATGCTGGCCATCGTGGACGACTGCACCCGCGAGTGCCTGGCGCTGGTGGCGGACACCTCGCTGTCCGGGGTCAGGGTCGCTCGCGAACTCGATCGGTTGCTGGCAGAGCGCGGCCGGCCGAAGATGATCGTCAGCGACAATGGCAGCGAGTTCACCTCCAATGCCATTCTGGGCTGGGCCGACGCGGCTCGGGTCGAGTGGCACTCCATCGCGCCCGGCAAGCCGATGCAGAATGGCTTCATCGAGAGCTTCAACGGCCGCCTTCGGGACGAGCTGTTGAACGAGACGCTGTTCTCCAGCCTGTCCCAGGCCAGGGCCGCCCTCGCCCGATGGCAGGTCGATTACAACACCGACCGACCGCACTCGAAGCTCGAATGGCAGACGCCAAGCGCCTTCGCCTCAACGTTCCACCCGCGGCGGGATCAGACGCTCCACAACATGAGCGGCTCCGCGTCTGCCCCCGCCGCCCCGCACACCCGAAAGGGCAAATCCAACCGCCAGAACGAACTCAAAGCTGGATAG
- a CDS encoding conserved hypothetical protein (KEGG: mem:Memar_0869 hypothetical protein): MRLAQLIDETGCKHMTLQTGVFVLQDNDTLIAMQPEQFSAEVDFQKMLSKFPSLLVGDQINPENPRRFLLIKEELTIGHEGDPARWSLDHLFLDQDGVPTLVEVKRQSDSRLRREVVGQMLDYAANFQSFWNADKIISALELMCSIKNIEYIDILNEFIGPEITNDKFWSSVDTNIRSGKIRLLFISDHIPSELRRIVEFLNEQMTPAEVLALELRQFVGQGLRTIVPVIFGQTQEAASRKEPGRGERWTEERLIAAFDSKFTASEASVAKAIITWMKSSGFPLEFGTGRTNGSVYPLLKPKGVAINPAYLSTEGKVWLQLKSLQGKPVFGGLDERRELLRHFAQVEGSGLTEASADGWPAISLDRIAADPRGTDKVLSALQWIVDRVKEAV, encoded by the coding sequence GTGCGCCTAGCGCAATTAATTGACGAGACTGGGTGCAAACATATGACACTACAGACAGGTGTATTTGTATTGCAGGACAATGACACTCTCATTGCAATGCAACCAGAACAATTCTCTGCTGAAGTTGATTTTCAAAAAATGCTTTCAAAATTTCCATCCCTTTTGGTTGGAGACCAGATAAATCCAGAAAACCCTCGCCGCTTCCTGCTAATAAAGGAAGAATTGACCATCGGACACGAAGGCGATCCAGCCCGATGGTCGCTCGATCACCTTTTCTTGGATCAGGATGGCGTCCCCACGTTAGTCGAGGTAAAGCGACAATCAGATAGCCGCCTTCGTCGTGAGGTCGTCGGTCAGATGTTGGATTATGCTGCTAATTTTCAGTCATTTTGGAATGCAGATAAAATAATATCCGCTCTAGAACTGATGTGCTCTATAAAAAATATAGAGTATATCGATATATTAAACGAATTCATCGGACCAGAAATAACAAATGATAAGTTTTGGTCTAGCGTGGATACAAACATAAGATCTGGCAAGATTCGTCTGCTTTTTATTTCAGACCACATACCATCAGAATTGCGTCGCATCGTCGAGTTCTTAAATGAGCAGATGACCCCTGCAGAGGTTCTGGCTCTTGAACTCCGCCAATTCGTAGGACAGGGCCTAAGAACGATCGTGCCCGTCATCTTTGGGCAGACTCAGGAGGCCGCCAGTAGGAAGGAGCCAGGCAGGGGAGAGCGCTGGACCGAGGAACGTTTGATCGCGGCTTTCGACAGCAAATTTACCGCATCGGAGGCTTCCGTCGCCAAGGCAATTATCACCTGGATGAAAAGCAGCGGATTCCCGCTTGAATTCGGCACAGGTCGCACGAATGGATCAGTCTACCCGCTATTGAAGCCCAAAGGTGTAGCGATCAATCCGGCCTATCTTTCGACAGAAGGTAAGGTCTGGTTGCAGCTCAAATCCCTTCAGGGAAAGCCGGTGTTCGGAGGGCTTGATGAGCGCCGTGAACTCTTAAGACATTTCGCACAAGTTGAAGGCTCAGGTCTGACCGAGGCATCTGCTGACGGATGGCCCGCTATATCATTGGATCGGATAGCTGCCGATCCTCGAGGCACTGACAAAGTCCTTTCTGCCCTGCAATGGATTGTGGACCGAGTAAAAGAGGCCGTGTGA